Genomic segment of Peribacillus frigoritolerans:
AAACCGGTTTTCAAGAAAAATGGAACGGTAACCGCTGGAAATAGTAGTGGAAGGAATGACGGTGCAGCCGCTCTGATCCTTATGTCGGAAGAAGCAGCAAAAAGGCGTGGTAAAAAGCCGAAAGCAAGAATGATCGCACAAGCGGCAGCAGGCGTATCACCGAATTACATGGGGTTGGGGCCTGTCAACTCCACCTTGAAAGCGCTTCAAATATCAGGGCTGAAACTGAATGATATTGATTTAATAGAACTGAACGAAGCCTTTTCCGCACAAGCTTTGGCAGTAATCAAAGAATTGAAGCTTGATATGAATAAGGTGAATCCTAATGGCGGTGCCATTGCCATGGGACATCCAATAGGTGCCACTGGTGCAATTTTAGCAACCAAATTGATACATGAGTTAGAAAGAACCGGAAAAAGATATGGGCTAGTCACACTATGTATAGCAGGTGGATTAGGAATCAGTACCATCATTGAAAATCAACAAATATAAAAAACTTAAAAAATGGAGGAAATATTATGAAAAATCAAAAAGTAATCGACGTTTATAATGGATTGGTAGTTAAATTCAAGGAATTAGTTAGTGAATACGAAATTGATCATAATGACTATCAAGCTCTTGTTGATTGGATGGATCAATTAGGCAGGGCAGGGGAAATTCCGTTATTTATGGATGTTTTCTTTGAAACTCATGCCCTTCAAGAAATGTATAAAAGTGTAAAAGGAACTGAACCTACTATTCTAGGACCTTATTATATTGAAAATACGCCAGTCGTTCAAAATCCCGGAGTGTTGCCACAACGTGAAAATGAACAAGGTGACGTCCTTTACTTTTCAGGATCTGTTAAAGATGTTAATGGAAATCCGTTATCCAATACCAAAATCGATATGTGGCAGGCTGATACAAATGGTGAATACTCATACTTCGCTGAAGGAATCCCAGATGATAATTTACGTGGCGCTTTTTATACGGATGCGAATGGTAATTTTGAAATAAAAACAGTTGTACCGGGTAATTATTCAATTCCTACAGATGGACCTTCTGGTCAATTCTTAAAGTGGATTGATCATCATGCTTTTCGTCCAGCACATTTGCACCTATTATTCCAACCGGAAAATGGCGATAGATTAGTAACGCAAATATATTTTGAAGGCGATGAATATTTAGAAAATGATGTTGCACAAGGTGTTCGCGGAAGCTTAATTACAAAATTAGAAAAACATTCCGGTGCAGAAAAAGGATTGAAAAATGATTATTATACGGCTCATTTAGATTTTGAACTTAGATTACAAGATAAACCTGTTTTCAATAAGGCTGTCGTGAAAAACTAAACATCGATAGGAATATGCATTGTTTGTTAATGGGCAATTTCAAAAGTTATTATCTGATTTTTCGAGTATTTTCCGAGTTCTTATTTTGGAACTCGGAAAATACATTCGAACCGATATTTTTATGATGGGAGGCGGAAAATGCGTAGTGTAGTTGCTTCGGATATCATTGCTGTCAGTAAATTTAACCGCTTTCATTTACTTGTTTTTCTTTGGTGTTTTTATGCCATCGCTTTCGACGGGTATGAAATAGCGATGTATGGTGTGGGATTGCCTTGGATGATGGAAGAGTGGGATTTAACTTCCATTCAGGCAGGGGCAGTCGGCAGTTATTCCTTATTCGGCATGATGATTGGCGCCCTGATTTTAGCACCGATCGCAGATAAATATGGCCGGAAGAATGTTCTCGTCATTTGTATGATTTTGTTCAGCGTATTTACCTTGGGGGCAGGGATTGCACCTAACCTCACATGGTTCACGGTCATGCGTTTCATTGCGGCAATTGGCATGGGAGCCTTGATGCCGAATGTTATATCGCTAATGACTGAATATTCCCCAAAACAAAATCGGGCC
This window contains:
- a CDS encoding dioxygenase encodes the protein MKNQKVIDVYNGLVVKFKELVSEYEIDHNDYQALVDWMDQLGRAGEIPLFMDVFFETHALQEMYKSVKGTEPTILGPYYIENTPVVQNPGVLPQRENEQGDVLYFSGSVKDVNGNPLSNTKIDMWQADTNGEYSYFAEGIPDDNLRGAFYTDANGNFEIKTVVPGNYSIPTDGPSGQFLKWIDHHAFRPAHLHLLFQPENGDRLVTQIYFEGDEYLENDVAQGVRGSLITKLEKHSGAEKGLKNDYYTAHLDFELRLQDKPVFNKAVVKN